The genomic segment agactttatttaaaaatcacaagGAAGAAAAACTCTTTGTCgccagtataaaaaaaaaaaaaaaaaaaaaaaaaaaaagatttaacagaTCATAAAGTCATGGTGTTTTGCATACTATCAATGCCATATTTTAAGTagacataaataaattatttatttaattaaataaaatgagattgaatggtaacaaaaaaaaaatagttttttaatgttcttaaaatattaatttgctaACACgtcataaacaacaacaataacaaccaataaaaacatatttcttcttcataataataataataataataataattattattattattattattattattattattattattatttatattattttattaatataaaaattatatttttattataatttattatcatttttatttaattttttatctgtCCAGGGTGTTCGGTAAATAATTCCCAATGATGCCTCCAAAACTTATTTCGTCTTACCGTGTTTCACCTGTTGAAGACATCGTCCAgtttcatttataaagaaaatgTCCTTCAGACAAAACATTCAACTCAACAGctttgcttctctctctctctctctctctctctctctctctctctctctctctctctctctctctctggaaggAGTTTGCTGTATGGAGCTCAAGGCTGCAGTCTGGATGATATTTTAATGGTTCGTCTGTTCATGCAGTTTTGAACTCCAGCCGCCGGAGTTTCCTGCAGAGAGAAATCCCACTTCACAACTTCCACAACCCACAACTTTTACACACACAAGGGTGATACATTGCGGCCttaatctttcaaaaacataggttaaaaatatgaataacggAAAGAGACACCTCGTTCGCAGGTTTGAATATACTATTTGAAGTTTGAAGGCATCTGCGGAAGGCCTACTGAGTGTGCAGAGCATGTggtgtgttaaaaaaatactCAGTTCTCGTTTAAAGTAAATCATGTGAATATAAAAGCAATAATTAAATTGCAGCAACAATataatatgcatgtgttttgcATAAGCGAGacaattcattaaaatgaaacatGTAAAGAAAGTCTACAGCTAAAGTAGCCAAAAACTTTATGCAGAAGTGTTGCGGCCCAATACTATATTTGTATGCCAATCTAGTTTGAACCATTGACCAATTTGAGAATTAATTTCTTACTCATGCAAACAGCAtaccagtgcaaaaaaaaaaaaaaaaaaaaacacttcaagaTTAGCCATATTgcttagtaatatatatatatatatatatatatatatatatatatatatatatatatatatatatatatatatatatatatatatatatatatatatttatttatttatttatttatttttttaacgtttATGGAAAAAGCATGTGGAACTTAGCATTTGGTTTTTACATAGGGGTTGGTTTTAGCACAGGATGAAACGCATGAGTTCCACGCCATTTAAGAGCATGCAGGCTACACTTTATCACATTGCAGCCAGTGTTTACTAGATGCGCGCCAGGTTCTTCTCAGAGCACCAGGCTTCCACATAAGTAGGCCAAACGTGGAAGTGCTCCGTGTCTGGGACAAAAGCTATTATTCGGCCGTGCATTCACTAAAGTCTCTTTTCTGAATTTCAACATCCAGAGCAAAATCCCAGTCAGCAACCTCCCGACAATCCCACAGATTGATGATGTAAACCGACCAATCGCACTGATGCTGAGGCATGGCGGGCTGTTATTTGGTGAGTGAATGTTAGTAGGGGGAGAGCGCCCTCTCCAATGATGGCCCAAGCTCGGGGTCACGTGCTGCCCCCCTCCTTCCCCATTCATCAGGGGTGGACTGTGTTGTCTTTTCAATTCATTTATCTGCAGGAATGATTGCGACTATCAGTCTGAAGCTCACTGCCTGACTGAGGAGGTGAAAGTTGCGCCACAGGAAGATAAACCGCAAAAGACAATATCGCACATGATTTGCGTGCTCATCGGATGAGCAGGAGAGAGAAATTCCTCTCCACCAAAAGTAAATAGGAATAGGGGATCGGAGTTTGCTTTGCACAGACTTAAGTCAGAGAAATAGCACGCATAGACAGTTGTTAAGAGATTCTTCCTCTCTCAGTCTCCTCCGCTGCAGACTGAAGATGCTCTTGGACGCGGGACCACAGTATCCCACCATTGGAGTGACTACTTTCGGCTCCACCAGGCATCACTCAACAGGCGAAGTTACAGACAGAGAAGTGGCTTTGGGTATCAACCCGTTCGCCGACGGTATGGGCGCTTTTAAAATCAACCACAGCTCCCACGACCTCGGCTCTGGGCAAACGGCGTTTTCCTCGCAAGCGCCCGGTTATGCCGCCGCCGCTGCCTTGGGACACCATCATCACCCCACTCATGTCAGCTCGTACTCCACCGCCGCCTTCAACTCCACTCGGGACTTTCTCTTTCGCAATCGGGGCTTCGGAGACGCCACGAGCGCGCAGCACAGTCTGTTCGCCTCCGCCGCTGGAAGTTTCGCCGGACCACATGGACACTCCGACGCCGCTGGGCACCTGCTCTTCCCGGGACTGCACGAGCAAGCGGCCACGCACGCGTCTTCCAACGTGGTTAACAGTCAGATGCGCCTGGGCTTTTCCGGGGACATGTACGGCAGGGCCGAGCAATACGGTCACGTCGCGAGCCCCAGATCCGAGCATTACCCCTCGACGCAGTTGCACGGCTATGGCCCCATGAACATGAATATGGCTGCCCATCACGGGGCTGGGGCCTTCTTTCGGTACATGAGACAGCCCATAAAGCAAGAGCTCATCTGCAAATGGGTAGAACCGGAGCAGCTAACGAATCCGAAAAAGTCCTGCAACAAAACTTTCAGCACCATGCACGAGCTCGTGACCCACCTGACGGTGGAGCACGTTGGGGGACCAGAGCAGTCGAATCACATTTGCTTTTGGGAAGAATGTCCCCGGGAAGGGAAACCGTTTAAAGCAAAGTATAAACTTGTGAATCATATCAGAGtgcacaccggagagaaaccgttTCCGTGTCCGTTCCCCGGATGTGGAAAAGTATTTGCCCGATCGGAAAATCTGAAAATCCATAAAAGAACACACACCGGTAaggaatgcatttattattatttttttttcatatatagctATTCATTGCTATATTACcgatataattttgtatgtatttgttttaaatataggaCTTAATATGCCAGGCAAATGatgttaatatgtttttgtatttatttattttttttcattgcttttttCTTTGTCCTATTAATAATTTCCATGCCAAGAACCATTCCGTTACGCGGAAAATTATTTCTATTCGTTACATGTTGTATAATAACTAACAAATTACACGAGTAAGAGTGCAGTATCGTTGCAAAATAGCGTAAGTAATGTGGgcgaaatgtaaatattttttgtaagtcGTGCTTCGTAGTGGAATAGCTACGgacaggaactttttttttttctttttttacgcgTTTAAATTTGCTTACATCCATTTGCTCGACGTATGAATTTTCAAATgtgacatattttattatttatttattcatttgaatgcGTGTGCCTGCCTCTTAAAAATGCGTGTTTTGAGAGATGTTTGCTCTGTGTTTCTGTTAGGTGAAAAACCGTTCAAGTGTGAGTTTGAAGGCTGTGACAGACGCTTTGCGAACAGCAGTGATCGTAAGAAACACATGCACGTCCATACCTCCGACAAACCTTATCTCTGCAAAATGTGTGACAAATCCTACACACACCCCAGCTCCCTCCGGAAACACATGAAGGTAACAATAACATcgcagtgcatttttttttctcctacattATGTGATGTGCTTCTCCTATCTATTTACtctattatttaattaatgtgcTGTTTTAAAAATAACGCTTTTTAcggtttacatttatttctggcctattattgaatatttttaatGTGTTGAATAATGTTGTTATTTGCACCAACATTATGTGTATGATATAATAACTAACGCCGAATGCCAACATAAATCTAAACACAACGTTACAGAATCtgtattatttatatgttattataGCTACATCTGACGCAATCAGTTGGTACAGTTTGAGATGAGAAATTATCAGGCAcataggaaaatatatttatgttcgTCTTCGACTCAGGTTCACGAGTCATCGACTCAAGGACCCCAGCCCTCCCCGGCAGCCAGCTCCGGCTACGAGTCCTCCACGCCGCCCACCATCGTGTCCCCTTCCACAGAAAACCAGAGCAGCAGTTCCATATCACCAGCATCATCCACAGTTCACCACACGAGCAGCCACAGCACTCTTTCGTCAAATTTTAATGAATGGTacgtgtaaatattttcaaaagacTGCAGAATTAAGACTGCTTTGGAACCAAGACTCAAAAGTCAGCCTATTCTCGCGTGGACCTACATATACACACAATGTGAAGAATCCGAGAGAGAGCAGTGCATGGACGGGGTGTGCAACGCTCTTGACAGCCTTTTTGTCCTCCATTTCTTTTGctctttttaatttcttaatttctttcccttctctctctctctctctctctctctctcttttttttttttttttttacttctccaTATTCTCGGAAGACTGCACAGAGAACTTCAATTGCATGATACCAGCAGGTcgcagcctgttttttttttttttttttttttttttttcttattttttttcttcttttttgtataTAAAGACTGACCTagtttcaaatgtaatattttattttgtaaatagtcACAATTACAGTTTAAGGgaatttgtgaaaataataataataataataataataataataataatgtggtcCCTAGATATATGGAAAATGAGATGGTTTTACAAATATTGCGATGAATAGTCTTGACTGAAAAGAATGTTATAGTTTATGTGTACCAAATGTGAATTACCCAGTATTACCACAGTCTACACGTTTACCTAACCGATTAGTATTAATGTGCTTTTGTATCCAGTGCAACATTTCGTCTCCAGTCCAGTCTGAGTAGCACACAGTTGTTGTTATTTAATGTCATGTCGATAAACCGTGTAGTGAAAGCCTGAAGTTCCGTGTCAATCTTGTTTATGTAAGTGATGAAATATAAAACTATCTGTCTATTGCTTTGGCAATTGCAAGAAATTATTACTTGTATATAACTCAATTTTCCATATTTATCCGCATGTAAAGGACCGGTATCACATGTTAGAGATAATCGgtatttatggaaaaaaaaaatgcgttCGTAGGGTATGCAAGATTtagattacaaaataatgtttggTTACTTTTCGTACAATATTAAAGAATTAAACgtacaacaaaaacaaatgcctTCAATACTTATTTATTTCTCGACTGTGCTTTAAACGACTGAATTGAAGGTTGAGAAATACCAACGAGAGAACTTCAAGAGTACCCTGTCTATTATTTCTATTTCGTAATTTATTTATCATCTTGACACAAACGGATTCTAAATTAAATCATTACATAACTACTACAGCCATAACCACTGGTGTTAACAAGATTAGGAATTTAACGCTTAAAAAAGGAAATGTGATTTACACAAATCAAAATGACACTTCAGTCCTAAATAATCCAGCGCCTGCTTTTAGGTTTTACCTCACTAATTCAGCAGGACGAATTAACTGAATTTCACTTTTGT from the Carassius auratus strain Wakin chromosome 49, ASM336829v1, whole genome shotgun sequence genome contains:
- the LOC113066310 gene encoding zinc finger protein ZIC 1; translation: MLLDAGPQYPTIGVTTFGSTRHHSTGEVTDREVALGINPFADGMGAFKINHSSHDLGSGQTAFSSQAPGYAAAAALGHHHHPTHVSSYSTAAFNSTRDFLFRNRGFGDATSAQHSLFASAAGSFAGPHGHSDAAGHLLFPGLHEQAATHASSNVVNSQMRLGFSGDMYGRAEQYGHVASPRSEHYPSTQLHGYGPMNMNMAAHHGAGAFFRYMRQPIKQELICKWVEPEQLTNPKKSCNKTFSTMHELVTHLTVEHVGGPEQSNHICFWEECPREGKPFKAKYKLVNHIRVHTGEKPFPCPFPGCGKVFARSENLKIHKRTHTGEKPFKCEFEGCDRRFANSSDRKKHMHVHTSDKPYLCKMCDKSYTHPSSLRKHMKVHESSTQGPQPSPAASSGYESSTPPTIVSPSTENQSSSSISPASSTVHHTSSHSTLSSNFNEWYV